One genomic segment of Methanothermobacter wolfeii includes these proteins:
- a CDS encoding single-stranded-DNA-specific exonuclease RecJ, translating into MTHRKQPSSSNKLPETITVRGGEASRVLEEHVNEGNIIRVISHNDADGLSAAGVVAKAISSKNGQFHISILSRLKREFIKKLAGEKYSLFFFCDMGSAHLEDISRLRGDVIIADHHQPSDFRTDSNIVHLNPHLHGLDGSRDLSASGTAYIATRSITRDTAPLALVGAFGDMQYDDGFRGANSFIMEEAIESGTLQAHNDLRIASRYHEPLYRSIAYTFNPPLPGLTGDMEASRGFLERIGVSYGVRYGDLSPEERDILKEELIRINPAIFGEVLTARGFQPEIRDLSDFARVLDACGKNRKYGIGIGLCLGEGEGALEVGLELQKNYREEIIRGLSWIRREGSSVMSNIQYIYSEHKTFKSIMGTIASISLSLQLLDPDIPLLGLSRMDRHVKVSARTTRSAIERGVNLGLALRDAASSFGGTGGGHDIAAGAMIPYRDMESFLQLVDEIIGTQTGKV; encoded by the coding sequence ATGACCCACAGAAAGCAGCCCTCCTCGTCAAATAAACTTCCTGAAACAATTACAGTCCGTGGCGGTGAGGCTTCACGGGTCCTTGAGGAACATGTAAATGAGGGCAACATAATCCGTGTAATCTCACACAACGACGCCGATGGTCTATCGGCTGCTGGAGTTGTGGCCAAGGCCATTTCATCAAAAAATGGCCAGTTCCACATCTCCATCCTTTCACGCCTGAAAAGGGAATTCATAAAGAAACTGGCAGGGGAGAAATACTCCCTCTTCTTTTTCTGTGACATGGGAAGCGCCCACCTTGAGGATATATCCCGCCTCAGGGGAGATGTTATAATTGCAGACCATCACCAGCCCTCCGATTTCAGGACGGACTCAAATATAGTGCACCTCAACCCCCACCTGCATGGCCTTGACGGGAGCAGGGACCTCAGTGCATCAGGGACCGCCTACATCGCCACAAGATCCATCACAAGGGACACGGCCCCCCTTGCCCTTGTAGGGGCCTTCGGTGACATGCAGTACGATGATGGTTTCAGGGGCGCCAACAGTTTCATAATGGAGGAGGCCATTGAATCAGGCACGCTCCAGGCCCACAATGACCTCAGGATCGCATCAAGGTACCATGAACCACTCTACAGGTCCATAGCATACACCTTCAACCCTCCCCTCCCCGGGTTAACCGGCGACATGGAAGCCTCCAGGGGTTTCCTTGAAAGGATAGGTGTCTCATATGGTGTCAGGTACGGTGACCTTTCACCCGAGGAGAGGGATATCCTAAAGGAAGAACTGATACGCATAAACCCGGCTATATTCGGGGAGGTCCTCACTGCAAGGGGATTCCAGCCAGAAATAAGGGACCTTTCTGACTTTGCAAGGGTCCTTGACGCCTGCGGTAAGAACCGTAAATACGGGATCGGGATAGGTTTATGCCTTGGTGAAGGTGAAGGAGCCCTTGAAGTTGGCCTGGAACTTCAGAAGAACTACCGTGAAGAAATAATCAGGGGCCTTTCCTGGATAAGGAGGGAGGGTTCATCTGTAATGTCAAATATACAGTACATCTACAGTGAGCATAAGACCTTCAAAAGCATAATGGGTACAATTGCAAGCATATCACTATCCCTCCAGCTCCTGGACCCTGACATCCCCCTCCTCGGCCTTTCACGCATGGACCGCCATGTCAAGGTCTCTGCAAGGACAACCAGGTCCGCCATTGAAAGGGGCGTTAACCTTGGCCTTGCCCTCAGGGATGCTGCCTCAAGTTTCGGGGGTACCGGGGGAGGCCATGATATAGCAGCAGGCGCCATGATACCCTACAGGGACATGGAAAGCTTTCTGCAGCTTGTTGATGAGATTATCGGGACCCAGACAGGTAAGGTGTGA
- a CDS encoding 30S ribosomal protein S15 codes for MSLKPEWVEYSDEEIEDLIVKLYREGNSASKIGIILRDQHGIPSVKAVTGLKITEILDKHELKPEYPEDLMNLIRKAVNIRDHLKEHPKDLHTRRGLQIVESKIRRLVRYYVREGVLPEGWRYDPQKAALLVK; via the coding sequence ATGTCTCTAAAACCTGAATGGGTTGAATACTCAGACGAAGAAATAGAGGATCTTATAGTGAAACTTTACAGGGAGGGCAACTCCGCAAGTAAAATTGGAATCATACTGAGGGACCAGCACGGTATACCCAGTGTAAAGGCTGTTACAGGACTTAAAATAACAGAAATTCTGGATAAACATGAATTAAAACCAGAATACCCTGAGGACCTTATGAACCTGATAAGAAAGGCCGTTAACATAAGGGACCACCTTAAAGAGCACCCTAAGGACCTCCACACAAGGAGGGGTCTTCAGATCGTTGAATCCAAGATAAGGCGTCTTGTAAGGTACTATGTAAGAGAAGGTGTCCTGCCTGAAGGATGGAGATATGACCCACAGAAAGCAGCCCTCCTCGTCAAATAA
- a CDS encoding XTP/dITP diphosphatase, with translation MRGVISLKITFITGNRHKLSEAERIFHGTGIELEHADIGYPELQGTLEEVARFGAEHAARVMDCPVIVEDAGLFIRALKWFPGPYSAYIQDTIGNSGILKLMENVEDRYAEFRSAVGFCTPNSEPEVFLGVVKGRIGTEERGTRGFAFDPLFYPEGMDKSFGEISTSEKNRFSHRSRALKKFARWFIENYEVI, from the coding sequence ATGAGGGGTGTGATATCCTTGAAGATAACATTTATAACAGGTAACAGACACAAATTATCTGAGGCAGAAAGGATATTCCATGGCACAGGCATAGAACTTGAGCATGCTGATATCGGCTACCCTGAACTCCAGGGGACACTGGAGGAGGTGGCGAGGTTCGGTGCAGAGCATGCAGCCAGGGTCATGGACTGTCCGGTGATCGTAGAGGATGCAGGACTCTTTATAAGGGCCCTTAAATGGTTCCCAGGTCCATACTCTGCCTATATACAGGATACCATTGGAAACAGTGGCATCCTGAAACTAATGGAAAATGTTGAAGATCGCTACGCCGAGTTCAGGTCGGCTGTTGGGTTCTGCACCCCCAACTCCGAACCCGAGGTTTTTTTAGGCGTGGTGAAGGGACGTATAGGTACTGAGGAACGTGGAACAAGGGGCTTCGCATTTGATCCCCTCTTCTATCCTGAAGGAATGGATAAAAGCTTCGGAGAGATCAGTACCAGCGAAAAAAACAGGTTTTCCCATAGAAGCCGGGCCCTCAAGAAATTTGCCCGGTGGTTCATTGAAAATTATGAGGTGATCTGA
- a CDS encoding bifunctional N(6)-L-threonylcarbamoyladenine synthase/serine/threonine protein kinase yields the protein MLCLGIEGTAEKTGVGIVRDDGEILAIKGKPLIPEKGGIHPREAAEHHARWIPVLVREACHDAGVEIDEIGLISFSRGPGLGPALRTVATAARTLALSLRIPIVGVNHCIGHIEIGRLTTGARDPVSLYVSGGNTQVIAFNQGRYRVFGETLDIAVGNMVDQFARESGLGHPGGPVIERLARESSGYIELPYSVKGMDLSFSGLLTAALRKLEAGAGLEDLAYSLQETAFSMLVEVTERALAYTEKNEVLLCGGVAVNGRLREMMETMCSEHYVDFHMPPPEYCGDNGAMIAWLGHLVYRHSGPDSIRDTGVIQRYRTDEVDVPWMSESPGGIDLPHELMAKGAEANIYMGGWLDRKCVVKERISKGYRIPEIDQDLRSLRTRREARLINQAKNAGVRTPLLLDLDPEKGLMVMEAVDGLEFKEALEEDLGICERIGEDISKLHRAGIIHGDLTGSNIILRGDEVVFIDFGLGRFSDEIEDMGVDLLVLKKSLESTHYRVADECFRRVLDGYMREGIDIREKIDEIESRGRYTS from the coding sequence ATGTTATGCCTTGGTATAGAGGGAACAGCCGAAAAGACAGGTGTGGGTATTGTCCGGGACGACGGGGAAATACTCGCAATAAAAGGAAAGCCACTTATACCAGAAAAGGGAGGTATACACCCAAGGGAGGCCGCTGAACACCATGCAAGATGGATACCGGTCCTTGTAAGGGAAGCCTGCCATGACGCTGGAGTGGAGATAGATGAAATTGGACTCATATCATTTTCAAGGGGCCCTGGACTTGGCCCTGCCCTCAGAACCGTTGCAACCGCTGCAAGGACCCTTGCACTTTCCCTCAGGATCCCCATTGTAGGCGTGAACCACTGCATAGGACATATAGAGATAGGAAGGTTAACCACTGGAGCCAGGGACCCGGTCTCCCTCTATGTAAGCGGGGGGAACACCCAGGTGATAGCCTTCAACCAGGGCCGTTACCGTGTGTTCGGTGAAACCCTGGACATTGCCGTCGGCAACATGGTGGACCAGTTCGCACGTGAATCAGGCCTCGGACACCCTGGAGGACCCGTAATTGAAAGACTTGCACGTGAATCATCAGGGTACATTGAACTCCCCTACAGTGTTAAGGGGATGGACCTTTCATTCTCAGGGCTCCTCACCGCAGCCCTCCGGAAACTCGAGGCAGGAGCCGGTCTGGAGGATCTGGCCTACAGTCTGCAGGAAACCGCATTTTCAATGCTTGTGGAGGTCACCGAGAGGGCCCTAGCCTACACAGAAAAGAATGAAGTGCTGTTATGTGGTGGAGTGGCTGTTAACGGTCGGTTGAGGGAGATGATGGAGACCATGTGCAGTGAACACTACGTCGACTTCCACATGCCGCCGCCAGAGTACTGCGGTGATAACGGTGCCATGATAGCCTGGCTTGGCCACCTTGTCTACAGGCACAGCGGACCGGACAGTATCCGGGATACGGGTGTCATACAGCGCTACAGGACAGATGAGGTGGATGTTCCATGGATGTCTGAATCACCGGGTGGTATAGATCTCCCCCATGAACTCATGGCAAAGGGTGCCGAGGCAAACATATACATGGGCGGGTGGCTTGACAGGAAGTGCGTGGTTAAGGAAAGGATCTCCAAGGGCTACAGGATCCCTGAAATAGACCAGGATCTCAGATCATTAAGGACGAGGAGGGAAGCCAGGCTTATCAACCAGGCTAAGAATGCCGGTGTTCGAACCCCCCTCCTCCTTGACCTTGACCCTGAGAAGGGTTTGATGGTGATGGAGGCCGTTGATGGTTTGGAGTTCAAGGAAGCCCTTGAAGAGGACCTAGGGATCTGTGAGAGGATCGGTGAGGACATATCAAAGCTCCACAGGGCGGGTATAATACACGGCGACCTCACCGGATCCAACATCATCCTCAGGGGGGATGAGGTGGTCTTCATAGACTTTGGACTTGGAAGGTTCTCGGATGAAATCGAAGACATGGGAGTGGACCTACTCGTCCTCAAGAAGTCCCTTGAGAGCACCCACTACCGTGTGGCTGATGAATGCTTCAGGAGGGTCCTTGATGGTTACATGAGGGAAGGGATCGATATCAGAGAAAAGATAGATGAGATCGAGTCAAGGGGAAGATACACATCATAG
- the cobT gene encoding nicotinate mononucleotide-dependent phosphoribosyltransferase CobT → MFDGLKIYGSGDFLHEVYDRETLFLCTIATTETSRIEGITGAGASPDLTEYTPAADVELIVHDAPRCLPEIPQTIVEGESAPTPAVITKASLELAEIPFIVADAGASVKPDLPYITINSVHGRDIRTGRAVDDPQGIYERALILGKTLSEMTEHLVIGESTPAGTTTALGVLTALGYDADFRVSASMPVNPHNLKRDVVMEGFKKAGIGPGDCRDDPFMAVGAVGDPMIPAVAGICMGSSVPVTLAGGTQMTAVCALIKALDPEFDFSGTAIATTIFVAEDETSDINRIAEQIDEIDIYAVDPSFERASHKGLHEYLNGSVKEGVGAGGAMLAAMLHGVSVDAIRGRVEELCSRIFP, encoded by the coding sequence ATGTTTGATGGACTGAAGATTTATGGGTCAGGTGATTTTCTCCATGAGGTTTATGATAGGGAAACCCTCTTCCTCTGCACCATTGCAACAACAGAAACATCAAGGATAGAGGGGATAACAGGGGCAGGAGCAAGCCCTGACTTAACAGAGTACACACCAGCAGCAGACGTTGAACTCATAGTACATGATGCCCCCAGGTGTCTTCCTGAGATACCCCAGACCATCGTGGAGGGGGAGTCCGCACCAACGCCTGCGGTTATAACAAAGGCTTCCCTTGAGCTTGCAGAGATACCCTTCATAGTGGCCGATGCAGGAGCCTCGGTGAAGCCGGATCTTCCATACATAACCATCAATTCTGTCCATGGGAGGGACATAAGGACAGGGAGGGCTGTCGATGACCCCCAGGGAATCTATGAAAGGGCCCTGATCCTGGGAAAAACCCTCTCTGAGATGACAGAACACCTTGTTATTGGTGAGAGCACACCTGCAGGTACAACAACAGCCCTGGGTGTTCTAACAGCCCTGGGATACGATGCAGACTTCAGGGTCAGTGCAAGCATGCCAGTGAACCCCCACAACCTTAAAAGGGATGTTGTGATGGAGGGCTTTAAGAAGGCAGGTATTGGACCGGGGGACTGTAGGGATGATCCCTTCATGGCTGTCGGTGCAGTTGGGGATCCAATGATACCTGCGGTGGCTGGTATATGCATGGGTAGCAGTGTCCCTGTAACCCTTGCCGGCGGGACGCAGATGACCGCTGTATGCGCCCTTATAAAGGCCCTGGACCCTGAATTTGATTTTTCAGGGACTGCAATTGCAACAACCATCTTTGTTGCAGAGGATGAGACCTCCGATATAAACAGGATAGCTGAACAGATAGATGAGATTGATATATACGCCGTCGACCCATCCTTTGAAAGGGCATCCCATAAGGGGCTTCACGAGTACCTCAACGGATCCGTGAAGGAGGGTGTTGGTGCCGGGGGCGCCATGCTGGCTGCCATGCTGCACGGTGTCTCAGTTGATGCAATCCGCGGGAGGGTTGAGGAGCTCTGCAGCAGGATATTCCCATGA
- a CDS encoding undecaprenyl-diphosphate phosphatase — MDVIQAIIIGTVQGLTEFLPVSSSAHLVLVPEVLGVQGSLAFDTVLHVGTLAAVFTYFWNDIVHMVRAFLSSIGDIPSGNFREGIREDRFKRLAWMVIIGTVPAGLAGVLFKDFFEALFSSTVAVGFFLIVTGLLLWGSERVSRGVSEKLSIEKLGVRNSLIIGCAQALAIAPGISRSGATISAGLFLGFERELVARYSFLLSIPAILGAALVQVKDIIVGFDLLGASMIAGFLAAAVSGYAAIKFFLKLIKERDLNVFAYYCWALGIITLAVFLL, encoded by the coding sequence ATGGATGTTATTCAGGCGATTATCATAGGGACAGTTCAGGGACTCACAGAGTTTCTCCCGGTAAGCAGCTCAGCACACCTTGTACTTGTACCTGAAGTCCTGGGTGTTCAGGGCAGCCTTGCCTTTGACACGGTCCTCCATGTGGGGACCCTGGCTGCAGTATTCACCTACTTCTGGAACGATATAGTGCACATGGTCAGGGCGTTCCTATCCAGCATAGGGGACATCCCATCAGGGAACTTCAGGGAGGGTATCAGGGAGGACCGGTTCAAGAGGCTTGCATGGATGGTGATCATAGGTACCGTGCCTGCTGGCCTTGCAGGCGTGTTATTTAAGGACTTCTTTGAGGCCCTATTCAGCAGCACGGTTGCCGTTGGTTTCTTCCTCATTGTAACAGGTCTACTGCTGTGGGGATCCGAGAGGGTCAGCAGGGGCGTCAGTGAAAAACTGTCCATTGAAAAACTGGGTGTCCGTAACTCGCTCATAATCGGGTGCGCGCAGGCCCTGGCCATAGCCCCCGGGATTTCACGTTCAGGGGCAACGATATCAGCAGGTCTTTTCCTTGGCTTTGAAAGGGAGCTGGTTGCCAGGTACAGTTTTCTCCTCTCAATACCCGCAATACTTGGAGCGGCACTTGTACAGGTAAAGGACATAATTGTTGGGTTTGATCTCCTTGGGGCCAGCATGATCGCCGGTTTTTTGGCGGCTGCGGTATCAGGTTACGCTGCAATCAAGTTCTTCCTTAAGCTCATAAAGGAGAGGGACCTTAACGTATTCGCCTACTACTGCTGGGCCCTCGGTATCATCACCCTTGCAGTGTTCCTCCTCTGA